CGAAGACCGGAAAAACGGTTTATGTAGACTGGCGTACACCGGGCGGAACCTCGGAAATTCGCATGGTGCTGGACAGTAGTTTCAAGAGTGCCGAGGAGAGGTTGGGGCCTGATGCGGGAATTGGAGTGGATGTGTTTTTCGGGGGAGGAGATTATATCTTTGGCAAGATGGCCGAGAGAGGGAGATTTGTGAAACTCAAGGTGTTTGAAGATCACAAGAGCTGGTTCGAGGGTGAGAAGGGCATCCCGCAGACATTTACCGGGGAAACCTATTTCGACACAGAGAATCGCTGGGTAGGCGTCTGCTTGGCCAGATTTGGTATTTGCTACAATACGGATGGCTTGAAAAGGATTGGGGTAGATCCGCCTGTGACATGGGATGATCTGGGGGATCCAAAGTACTTTGGTCACTTGGCTTTGGCTGATCCTACCAAGAGTGGGTCGGTAGCAAGAGCCTTTGAAATGCTCGTGCAGGAGAAAATTCACGTGGAGTTGAGCCGCCTGAAGAGAGAGCCTGGTGAAACGGAGGCGGATCGCAGGGCGCGTGCTTCACGTATTGGGTGGGCCAAGGGGCTGAACTTGATTCAGCGTATCTCGGCGAATGCCAGATACTTTACGGATGCGGCTACCAAGATCCCGCATGATGTGGCTCAAGGGGATGCTGTTGCCGGGATGTGCGTAGACTTTTATGGCCGTACGTATAATGAGAAGCTGAAGCAGCCTGATGGTAGCTCGCGTGTACAATGGATGTCTCCAGCGTCAGGTTCTTCGACGAGTGTGGATCCAGTGGCAGTCTTTCGTGGCGCTCCCAATCCGGATCTCGCGCAAGCCTTTGTAGAGTTTTTGCTGTCTGAGCAAGGCCAGGTACTCTGGAATAAAAAGCCGGGAAGCAAGAATGGCCCCAAGCATCAAGCTCTTCGCCGATTGCCTGTGCGACCAGATGTCTACACGAAGGAGAATCTCGCAGACTTTACGGATCCGGAAGTTCTTCCCTATGTCAATAAAGGTGAGTTTACCTACGAGGCGGAGCTTACAGGTCCAGCCTTTACCGCATTACGCATGATTATTCGGGCGATGTGCATTGATGTGCACGATGAGCTAAAGAGTTCCTGGTACACTCTTGCGGAGAATGGCTTCCCGCCGCGTGCCACAGCTCATTTCCACGATGTGGCGAATGTTTCCTATGACCGGACGATGGCTGAGATTCGTCAGCAAGTCAGTGTCGGTAAGAAGATTGATACGACGACCATGGCTACGCGTTTAGCTGCCACCTTCAGACGTAACTATGCGGAGGCGGCGCGTTTGGCGCGAGCGAAGCAGTGATTTAATGGAAGATGAAAAGCGGTAAGGCGATACTAGTAACGGTTTTAGTGACTCTGTTTTTCGGGGTCTTCTTCATCTATCCCGTGTGTGAAGTGATGCGGGAGGCGTTCACTGGAGATCAGGGTGGTTTTACCCTAGATTACTTCCTCAAGATTTTCACTATCCCGATTTATCTCGAGGGGCTTTGG
The sequence above is drawn from the Rubritalea squalenifaciens DSM 18772 genome and encodes:
- a CDS encoding ABC transporter substrate-binding protein, whose amino-acid sequence is MKKFLNRKVGVIALLMVVAFAPLVLRKGEVVSPGSADETLVVMTPHNETIRREFAEAFNAYWKAKTGKTVYVDWRTPGGTSEIRMVLDSSFKSAEERLGPDAGIGVDVFFGGGDYIFGKMAERGRFVKLKVFEDHKSWFEGEKGIPQTFTGETYFDTENRWVGVCLARFGICYNTDGLKRIGVDPPVTWDDLGDPKYFGHLALADPTKSGSVARAFEMLVQEKIHVELSRLKREPGETEADRRARASRIGWAKGLNLIQRISANARYFTDAATKIPHDVAQGDAVAGMCVDFYGRTYNEKLKQPDGSSRVQWMSPASGSSTSVDPVAVFRGAPNPDLAQAFVEFLLSEQGQVLWNKKPGSKNGPKHQALRRLPVRPDVYTKENLADFTDPEVLPYVNKGEFTYEAELTGPAFTALRMIIRAMCIDVHDELKSSWYTLAENGFPPRATAHFHDVANVSYDRTMAEIRQQVSVGKKIDTTTMATRLAATFRRNYAEAARLARAKQ